In Theropithecus gelada isolate Dixy chromosome 13, Tgel_1.0, whole genome shotgun sequence, one DNA window encodes the following:
- the IL1RN gene encoding interleukin-1 receptor antagonist protein isoform X3 has product MQAFRIWDVNQKTFYLRNNQLVAGYLQGPNVNLEEKIDVVPIEPHALFLGIHGGKMCLSCVKSGDETRLQLEAVNITDLSKNRKQDKRFAFVRSDSGPTTSFESAACPGWFLCTAMEADQPVSLTNMPDKGVMVTKFYFQEDE; this is encoded by the exons ATGCAAGCCTTCAG aatCTGGGATGTTAACCAGAAGACCTTCTACCTGAGGAACAACCAACTAGTTGCTGGATACTTGCAAGGACCAAATGTCAATTTAGAAG AAAAGATAGATGTGGTACCCATTGAGCCCCATGCTCTGTTCTTGGGAATCCATGGAGGGAAGATGTGCCTGTCCTGTGTCAAGTCTGGTGATGAGACCAGACTCCAGCTGGAG GCAGTTAACATCACTGACCtgagcaagaacagaaaacaggaCAAGCGCTTCGCCTTCGTCCGCTCAGACAGCGGCCCCACCACCAGTTTCGAGTCTGCCGCCTGCCCGGGCTGGTTCCTCTGCACAGCAATGGAAGCAGACCAGCCCGTCAGTCTCACCAATATGCCTGACAAGGGTGTCATGGTCACCAAATTCTACTTCCAGGAGGATGAGTAG
- the IL1RN gene encoding interleukin-1 receptor antagonist protein isoform X2, protein MALETVGRPSGRKPSKMQAFRIWDVNQKTFYLRNNQLVAGYLQGPNVNLEEKIDVVPIEPHALFLGIHGGKMCLSCVKSGDETRLQLEAVNITDLSKNRKQDKRFAFVRSDSGPTTSFESAACPGWFLCTAMEADQPVSLTNMPDKGVMVTKFYFQEDE, encoded by the exons AGACGGTTGGCCGGCCCTCTGGGAGAAAACCCAGCAAGATGCAAGCCTTCAG aatCTGGGATGTTAACCAGAAGACCTTCTACCTGAGGAACAACCAACTAGTTGCTGGATACTTGCAAGGACCAAATGTCAATTTAGAAG AAAAGATAGATGTGGTACCCATTGAGCCCCATGCTCTGTTCTTGGGAATCCATGGAGGGAAGATGTGCCTGTCCTGTGTCAAGTCTGGTGATGAGACCAGACTCCAGCTGGAG GCAGTTAACATCACTGACCtgagcaagaacagaaaacaggaCAAGCGCTTCGCCTTCGTCCGCTCAGACAGCGGCCCCACCACCAGTTTCGAGTCTGCCGCCTGCCCGGGCTGGTTCCTCTGCACAGCAATGGAAGCAGACCAGCCCGTCAGTCTCACCAATATGCCTGACAAGGGTGTCATGGTCACCAAATTCTACTTCCAGGAGGATGAGTAG
- the IL1RN gene encoding interleukin-1 receptor antagonist protein isoform X1 has product MEICRGLGSHLICLLLFLFHSETVGRPSGRKPSKMQAFRIWDVNQKTFYLRNNQLVAGYLQGPNVNLEEKIDVVPIEPHALFLGIHGGKMCLSCVKSGDETRLQLEAVNITDLSKNRKQDKRFAFVRSDSGPTTSFESAACPGWFLCTAMEADQPVSLTNMPDKGVMVTKFYFQEDE; this is encoded by the exons ATGGAAATCTGCAGGGGCCTCGGCAGTCACCTAatctgtctcctcctcttcctgttccATTCAGAGACGGTTGGCCGGCCCTCTGGGAGAAAACCCAGCAAGATGCAAGCCTTCAG aatCTGGGATGTTAACCAGAAGACCTTCTACCTGAGGAACAACCAACTAGTTGCTGGATACTTGCAAGGACCAAATGTCAATTTAGAAG AAAAGATAGATGTGGTACCCATTGAGCCCCATGCTCTGTTCTTGGGAATCCATGGAGGGAAGATGTGCCTGTCCTGTGTCAAGTCTGGTGATGAGACCAGACTCCAGCTGGAG GCAGTTAACATCACTGACCtgagcaagaacagaaaacaggaCAAGCGCTTCGCCTTCGTCCGCTCAGACAGCGGCCCCACCACCAGTTTCGAGTCTGCCGCCTGCCCGGGCTGGTTCCTCTGCACAGCAATGGAAGCAGACCAGCCCGTCAGTCTCACCAATATGCCTGACAAGGGTGTCATGGTCACCAAATTCTACTTCCAGGAGGATGAGTAG